CGCCGAGACGGTGGAGGCCACCTTCTTGTCGCGCACGACGCGAGCAACCTCGCGCAGATCCTCGATCCGCGAATTGGTGCAGGAACCGATGAACACCTTGTCCAGGCGGATGTCGGTGATCTTGGTGCCCGGCTTCAGGTCCATATAGTCGAGCGCGCGCCACTTGGAGCTGCGCTTGTTCTCGTCCTGGATGTCGTCGGGGTTCGGCACGGCGCCGCTGATCGAGATGACGTCCTCAGGCGAGGTGCCCCAGGTGACGATCGGCGGCAGGGCGTTGGCGTCGAGCACCACGGTGCGATCGAAATGGGCGCCCTCTTCGGTGAAGAGCGTCTCCCAGTACTTCTGCGCCATGTCCCAGGCCATGCCCTTGGGCGCCTTCGGCTTGCCCTTGAGATAGGCGTAGGTCTTCTCGTCCGGCGCGATCAGGCCGGCGCGGGCGCCACCCTCGATCGACATGTTGCAGACGGTCATGCGGCCTTCCATCGACAGCGCACGAATGGCCTCGCCCGCATATTCGATGACCGAGCCGGTGCCGCCGGCGGTGCCGATCTCGCCGATGATGGCGAGGATGATGTCCTTGGCGGTGACGCCGTCCTTCAGCTGGCCGTCGACGCGCACCAGCATGTTCTTGGCCTTGCCCTGGATCAGCGTCTGGGTGGCGAGCACATGCTCGACCTCCGACGTGCCGATGCCGTGGGCGAGCGCACCGAAGG
This region of Phreatobacter aquaticus genomic DNA includes:
- the leuC gene encoding 3-isopropylmalate dehydratase large subunit — encoded protein: MAKARTLYDKIWDDHVVETQEDGTALLYIDRHLVHEVTSPQAFEGLRTTGRKVRAPQKTLAVVDHNIATTPDRKFGIKDEESRTQVEALAQNALEFGIEYYDAADIRQGIVHVIGPEQGFTLPGTTIVCGDSHTSTHGAFGALAHGIGTSEVEHVLATQTLIQGKAKNMLVRVDGQLKDGVTAKDIILAIIGEIGTAGGTGSVIEYAGEAIRALSMEGRMTVCNMSIEGGARAGLIAPDEKTYAYLKGKPKAPKGMAWDMAQKYWETLFTEEGAHFDRTVVLDANALPPIVTWGTSPEDVISISGAVPNPDDIQDENKRSSKWRALDYMDLKPGTKITDIRLDKVFIGSCTNSRIEDLREVARVVRDKKVASTVSAMIVPGSGLIKEQAEQEGLDKIFIAAGFEWREAGCSMCLAMNPDKLKPGERCASTSNRNFEGRQGYKGRTHLVSPIMAAAAAVEGHFVDIRSWG